The following nucleotide sequence is from Bacteroidales bacterium.
TTCTTTGAATACTTTTATAGGTAAACCATCTTTTTCCCATTCGACAAAACCACCAGCAAGGCTTGCCAAAAAACAAAAGCCTTTTTCTTTTAAAATATTCATCATTGGTATAACTCTATTAGAGGTAGAATCGGCAATGATGATAATTTTATCAGATGGCAATTGTGAAAGATTTGTTGTCACATCCATTTGGCATAAGTAAAAAACATCGGGGATGTCGAATTGTTTGAACCTAATAAGATCTAAAGAACGTATGTCAAGTAAAACAGCTTCTTTTTGTTGAATAAGTGTCCATGCTTTTCGGGGTGTAATGGCATAATATTGCTCGACTTTAAAAGCGTATTGTTCAAGGAGTACTAGTGGTTCCATAAAAGACAATTATTATTAATTCCTTTTACAAAGTTATCAAAAATGTTTAAGATTCTAGCTGTTTCTGATCCAGCAAAACCTTTAATATCGTCATAAGTAATTAATTTTTCGTATGCTTGCAGATATTTTGAAGAGAGGGGCATGTAGGACCAATGCCATGGTTCAGGTTGATAACCGGTTGAACGAAGTTCTCCGAACTCAATGTATGGCTGGCAGAAGCCAAAAGAGGCAGCATGAATTTGAAGCCAAGTGTAGACTTGATTACCTTCAGTGGTTTTAAAGTAAGCAGGATCCACACTGTTGATATCGATATCAGTTCCCCAATGATGACGAGAAGTGCCAGGCATACTACTGTAACGTAAGATAAAGCGAGCTCTTTCGACAGGATCAGGATGAGTTTGAGTAAGGTTTTTACCTTCAACCAAGTTCTTACCATACCATTTTTTCTCCCAGATGTTTTTTTGGTCATTAAAGGTTCTTGTAGCAGATACAATGAATAGATGAATACCTTCTTTTTTAGCGCTGTCGCACATGCGTATGAATGCTTCATAGGCTTCGCGTTGCATATATATATTCTTCTTATATGTATATAGGGAATCTATTAGGGTAAAATCAGGATGTTTAGAAGGTTCATATTTTCCTAACAAGAAATTTCTCATAATTGAATCTGCATTAAATAGGTTGCCTTGAGCCTGTAAAAGCCAAAATAAGATCAATGCCACCATAAAGGATATATAGCGCATTTATTTTTTCTTGAAAAGTTTTAGAGCTTCATCTACGATTTGATCGGTATGCAATCCATACTTAATAAGTAACTCCTCTGGTTGACCAGATTCTCCGAAAGAGTCGGGCATGCCCATGATTTTCATGAGAACAGGATAATGTTGACTAAGACATTCAGCCACAGCTGAACCTAAACCACCATGAATTTGATGTTCTTCAATGGTAAGAACGCAACCTGTTTTACGGGCGTGGAATATGAGGCTTTCTTGGTCTAAAGGTTTGATGGTATGAACATTCAGAACCGATGCAGATATGTTCAGTGTGTTAAGCTTTTGAGCGGCCTTGAGAGCATGATAGACCATATGTCCTGTGGCGACGATGGTTACGTCTTTTCCTTTGATAAGTTCATCGATTTTGCCCGGGGTAAATTTGTCGGTAATGGATGTAAAATTGGGAACGGCTTCTCTACCAAAACGAACATAAACGGGACCTTTGATTTGCTGGATTGCAGCCTTGGTTGCAAGATAGGTTTGATTTGCGTCGCAAGGGGAAAGTACAGTCATATGTGGTAGAGCACGCATAACGGCAATATCTTCAAGAGCCTGATGAGTAGCCCCATCTGGGCCAACAGAAATGCCAGCATGAGCACCTCCTATGATGACATGAATATTATTGTAACATATTGAGATACGTATTTGGTCCGATGCTCTGAAAGCTGCAAAAACGCCATAAGTACTAAAAACGGGAATAAAACCTTCCAGGGCAAGTCCAGCAGCTATGGTAGCTGCGTTTTGCTCGGCAATGCCGATTGAAAAAAAACGTTCTGGGAATTTTTCAGCAAACCAGTGTACACACACTGAAGAAGAAATATCTAAACCAAGAACAATTAATCGTTTTTCTATTTCACCTACATCTCTTAATGCTTCACCAAACCCAAAACGAGTAGGCTTTAATTCCACTGATTTTTTTTACAAAGATTTAAAAAATTTAATCATATAACAAATTTGTGTCAAAAAATATTTCATGTGCCCAGGATTTATAATTTTTTTCTTTTGTATGACAAAATTTCAAATAATGTTTATATTTGCTCAAAATTTAATATGAAATACATAGTGCGTTTACTATCGATATTTTTTGTGTTTTTTATCATAAGTGGATGTGAAAAAAATAATTGGCCAATTGTCCTTAAATCAAAAGTAACGTATAAAGTTTCAGGAACTGCTTCGGAGGTCATTATTATGTACCGTGATGAAACGGGGTCGAATAAAATCAAGGGCATTTCAAGTTCGTCTGCTTTACCCTGGAAATATGAGTTTCGTGTTAAACCCGATACGTACGTATTCTTACAAGCGAAGAACAATACAGCCTCGGGTGAAGTAGTTGTAGAAATTTTGAAAGGATCTAAAGTTATTTTTACAGACAAAAGCTCGATTCCTTATGGGACAGCTACATGCAGTGGTTACATTAAATAACAATTTAAAGCTTAATTAATCGAATTGTAGTTTTGTTGATTTTAGGTGAGTTTAAAATAAGTTTCAGAAATTTGGTAAGTTCAAGAGGAGGAAGTGGTATAATTTTCAAAAACAGATAAATTTCGTCAATTGAAGTTAAAGTAAAATCTGAAGGAAAATAGCCATATCCTTGAAATAGTCCATTCTTAATAAATACAAATGGTGTAGCGTTTGAATTCTGGTTATCAATGATGAGAAAAGTTTTCTTTTCGAACAATTGGGAAAAAATAAGATTTTCAACACGTTGATTGTAAATATCTGGAGGTTCTTTATGGTTGTAAGTATTATGATAGAGTTGATACTCACAATGTAAATTTTTATTATTGAGTCCACATAGATTTTCGTAAAGCTCATTAGTTAAACACCATGCATAAAGTTCTTTTTTGGCTTCTTCTATTGTATCGAAGTGAATGAGAGGAAGTTCGTTTTTCTTTTTACTGGTTGGATGAATTTCGAAACAGATATATCCTTCATCGTTTACCTGATGGTAAATTCCTATTTTTTTAAGAAAACCATGTTTGCGCCTAAGATGAGCTTTTACTTTTTGAGTTTCAACCCATTCAAGCAAATTTGCAATAAGTAAACTTTGAGTTTCAATATAACTAACATCCTCGAAAGATTGCTGAAGTGATTTATTGCGTGAATAGAAACTTCGGTATTGTTGTTGTACGGATTTTCTGATGTTCTCAGAGCTTTTGACAAGAAGTACGTTTTTATCTTTATCTAGAAGGAAAAACAATCCAGGAGTATCTGGCAGATATGAAAAAGAGTTGAAATTGTCACATAAAGAGTAGTCTTGAAGTGAAAGAATTTTTAGAAAAAGGTTTGCTGTTGCCATAGCATCGCTAAGAGCGCGATGATGATCATGCAAAGGGATGTCAAGCCAAGAAGTTAGTTTTTTCAGCTGATATGAAGGAAGGTCAGGAAAGAATTCGCGCGAAAGTCTTAAAGTGTCAATTATCGGAATTTCAAAATTGATGCCCATACGGGCAAATTCTGATTGTATGACTTTATAATCAAATGTTGCATTATGAGCAACAAAAATTGATTCTTTAAAAAAATTGAGCACATCAAAAGCAATTTCATGAAAATAGGGGGCATCTTTAATCATTTCATTGGATATTCCAGTTAGATTAGTTATGAAAGGAGGAATATGTTTGCCAGGATGAACAAGACTATGAAAAGTTTCGGTAATTTTTTGATTTTCTATGCGAATAAGTGCAATTTCAATGATTCTATTTTGATTTAAAGTTCCACCTGTGGTTTCAACATCACAAACCACATATGATTTATTCATTGTTTTATGAGTTGTTCGAATCCATGAATTTTTTTGAGTTTTTCAAATAACGGGCGTGGATCAGCGGAAAGATTCCCTGCAGCAAGTTTACCACAATAATATGCATAGCCATTCAAAATTTCTTGATTATGATTGTCGAATAATTTGATTTTATAGTTTTTTCCAGAATCACAACCTGATTCGATTATTTCTTCCTTCTTATGAAGTTTGAGTGAATCGATACTTTTGACCATGTCATGAAAAAAGTTTTCAGGAAGGATAAAAGTAGTATCGTGAAAAACCCGGTATGCATTATATACTTTAACGTTCATGTTTGTAGGGGTAATTGTTGCTTTGTAATTTCTAATGTTTTCTTCAGATTTTCTCCTGACGTCTTCAAAAATGAAAATGATTTGTGTAGGCTTATATTGAATGATACTATCCTTTGGGTTTGTTTTATTGTCTTTATTGCTTGAATTGCAAGATAACAATAACAAAACAATTAGACCTGAAATGAAAAGTATTATGCGGATCATACTTGAATCATTTTATTTTCGATAAGTTTTTCGACGAAGATGATAAATTCTTTGGGGTGCATGGCATCTTCAAGTTTATATTTTCCGATTTGTGTTCTACAGAGGGAGCCCAGGTAAGCTGCTGTCTCCAGGGCGTCGCCGAAGTCTCTTGCAATGGAACGAATATAAGTGCCTTTGCTGCAAACTATTTGAAAGTCCACTTCAGGAAGTTCAATACGGGTGATATTGAATTCATAAATCGTAATAGGGCGTGGAGATAGATGGATAGTTTTACCATTTCTGACATACTCGTAAGCTCTTTTGCCGTTGACTTTGATGGCACTGTATTGAGGTGGCATTTGCATCTGGTTACCTATCATTTCTTTGGCTTTCTCCATAATAAGTTCGGGAGTAATATGGTCAATTGGGTATCCATCCTCAAGCTGGTCGAGTGTTTCTTTGTCGAAAGATGGAGTAAAAGCTCCGAGGACGAAAGTTCCCTCGTATGTTTTTGGAAGATTTTGGATTTTGCTAGCCATTTTGGTTTTTTTGTTAGTGAGAACAATAAGTAATCCGGTTGCAAGTGGATCAAGGGTGCCCCCATGACCAATTTTTATGGGTTTTTTCAAAAGCCTGTGTAGATTTTGTTTAATGAAATTGACTACGTCGAAAGACGTCCAAGTGTAGGGTTTATCAATTAGGAGAATTTCACCGCTTTCAAAATCGAACATATTTATAGATTTGTAAATGTTATTCCTGCATTCATTAAAATCAGGAAAATCATACTTAATATGATACGATACCAACCAAAAAACTTAAATCCAAATTTAACAAGAAATGAAATGAATGATTTTATGACAAGGATGGCGATTATAAAAGAGATGAAATTGCCCAAAATGATTAATTTCAAATGAAATGGATCAAGCAAAACTTCATGATTTTTGTAAAGCTCAAATCCTGATGCTGCTGTGATGGTAGGTACTGCGAGAAAAAAACTAAATTCTGCTGCTTGTTTTCTGCTAAGTTTTTGTGCAAGACCACCTATGATGGTAGCTGCAGAGCGACTCACTCCAGGTAACATTGAAAAAACCTGGAAAAGGCCTATGAAAAAAGAGTGTCTCGGTGTAATCTTAGGTGCGTCTTCTCTATTTCCAAGTTTATCAATGAAAATCATGATTATGCCAACTATGAAAAGATTAATAACAACCATCAGAACGTTAGACAGAAATTCTTCAATATAGGAATGAAACAATAAACCCAGCAGAGCTGCTGGAAAAAAAGCAATAAATAAATTGAGGTAGAACTGAAGGTCTTTAAAAAATTCTTTATAATACAAAACAACAACTGCTAATATTGCTCCGAACTGGATAGAAATAATATATGTTTTGACAAATTCGGTTGATTCAATTTGCAACAATGATTGAGCTAAAATGAGATGTCCCGTTGATGAGACTGGTATAAATTCAGTTAGGCCTTCGACTATAGCAAGGACAATGGCTTCGAAAAGTGTCATTTCTTATTATTATTTGCTGGGCGGTAAAGTATGGCTATCACATTTACCACGATTCCTAGAACAATGAGAATGGGGGCTAAAGTCAATCTTTGAAAAGAAAAAATTTCGTAATTAAAAACCTTGGGATCATGGGAACCACCACCTATCATTAAAAGATATCCCAAAGCCATAAGTAAGATGCCGCCTAGCATTAGCAAATAGTTTATTTTTCCGAAAACCATTTGGGGTTTGTTTTGAGGAGTTTGCTTCATGTTTTTTTGCAAAGTTAATTTTTTTAATTTCTGCAATTACAACTTTGACTGAAAAAAATCCTAGTATGAGGAAGAAGATTTTCGATATAGCTTTGTTGTTCTTTGGTAAGTGGAATAACTCGAAGATCTAAGTATTGAAGAGAAGAGGATATCTTTTGAATTTCTTCAGGTAAACTAGTTATATTAGTTCCTGCCAAATTAAGAGATTTGAGATTTGTTAAATTTCCTATCTCTGAAGGTAGGGTAGACAGGTCATTGAAACGAAGAATGAGGGTAGAGAGTTGAGAACACTTGCCTATTTCAGGAGGAAGTGTTTTAATCCGATTGTTACCGAGATTAAGAACACGTAGATTTTTAAGTTCTGCAATCTGAGGTGGTATCTCTTCAATTCTATTGAAGCTAAGGTCAAGATAGATAAGATTTTTGCATAAGAATATTTCGGATGGGAAAGATTTAAGGCCTTTATGGGTCAATTTAATAAATTGGACACTATCAGGATTTTGTCTAATTTCGGACAATTTTTTATAAGGTTTTAGTAATTTGTAATTAAAGTCATTTTGCGTCAATAAAGAAATGGTATAAAAGAAGAAAAGTATTGAAACAATTGTTTTCATTTGAATTGTTTTGCAAGAAGAGCAAGGGTTTTAGCTTTATCACGGTGGAGTTGGGAAGTGAGTTCTTCCGAAGAGGAGAATTTTCTTTCTTCTCTAATTCGGTCATAAATTTGAATAATTAATTCTTTTCCATAAAGATCAATGTTAATATCTAACAAATGGGCTTCTAACCTAAGGCTTTTTCCATTGAATGTAGGTCTTGTTCCAATATTGACCATAGCAGGATAAGCTTGATGATCTACTTTGATTATAGCAGCGTAAACTCCGTTTGGTGGGAGTAGTTTTTCTGATAAGTCTATGGCTATGTTGGCTGTGGGAAACCCTAATTTTGAGCCAAGGTGATCCCCATGGATAACCGTACCTATAATAGTATAAGGATAGCCTAATAAACGATTTGCCAGTTGAATGTTTCCATAAGTAAGAAGTTTTCTGATTTTAGAAGAACTAACAATGAGACCGTTTATTTCGACTGGCTCAAGCCGAATAAGTTGAATCTTAAGTTCGTTACATATTTTTTCAAGCGTCTCGCTGTTTCCTTCTCTATTTTTTCCAAAAGCATGATCGTGACCAATGACGATGACGGATGCATGAAAAACACGGTGAAGAATATCACGGACGAAATGTTCGGGGGGTATTTCTGCAAATTCAGTTGTAAAAGGTTGAAAATGAATATAGTCTGGTTTGAAAGGAAGGTAAGACAATAGGTGTATTTTTTCCTTGTTGGTAGTTAGAACTTTAACACTTTGGTCACCTTGGTAGAGAATGTTTCTTGGATGTTGTGCAAAAGTATATAAAAGTGAAGGAATTTGTTTCTCTCGTGCAATCGAATGTAGCCTATTTAAAATAGTTTGATGCCCTATATGGATTCCATCAAAAGTGCCTACGGTGATGGCAAGTTGGTTAGAGTGTAACTCGTGGATGTTATCTGGAGTTAAAGTTTTCATGTATAGATTGTTTGCAAAAATAATTTTTTCTTAGTGATAAAAGTTTTGATCTAAGACATTTCGTATTATCAGAAAATTTAATGATTTTGTTAGTTAGAGAAATTTCGATTACGTTTGCAAAAAAGATGTTATGAATTTGCATGAGTATCAAGCAAAAATGTTGTTGAAACAATATGGGGTTTTGGTTCCAGTGGGATATGTAGCAAGTAATTCTGAAGAAGCTTTGATGGCTGCTAAAAAAGTTTGGGATGAAACCAAAGTAGAAGGTTGGGCTATTAAAGCTCAAATTCATGCAGGGGGGAGAGGTAAGGCTGGTGGAATTAAAATAGCTCGCCATATGGAGGAAGTTGAGTTATTTTCCCAACAGCTTATCGGGAGCAAGCTAATTACTCCTCAAACTTCTGCGGAGGGTAAACTAGTACGAAAGATTTTGATCGAGCAAAACATATATTATCCAGGAGAAGAACAACCGCTGGAGTTTTATGTTAGTTTTCTGTTAAATAAAGCCCTGGAAAAATACATGTTTATGTATTCCATCCAAGGTGGCATGGAAATTGAGGTAGTTGCTGAGAAAAATCCCGAACTTATTTTTACTGAAATCATTGATCCTATGTTGGGTCTTATGCCGTATCAGGCTAGAAGAATGGCATATAATCTTGGTTTAAAAGGAGTGGCTTTTCAAAACATGGTTTCTTTTCTTCTGAATTTATACCGTGCGGCTATTTCTATAGATGCTAACCTTGTCGAAATCAATCCGGTTTTGAAAGCATCGGATGGTAAAATATTTGCAGCTGATGCTAAGGTGGTTATTGATAACAATGCGTTATTCAGGCATCCTGAGATTGCACAAATGGATGATCCTGATGAAATGGATTCACTTGAAAGAGAAGCTACGCACTATAAACTTAATTACATAAAGTTAAACGGCAATGTGGGTTGTATGGTTAACGGAGCAGGTCTAGCCATGGCAACGATGGATGTTATTAAGATGAGTGGAGGTGAACCTGCTAATTTTCTTGATGTGGGTGGAAGTGCAGATGTCGACAGAGTAGAAAAAGGTTTTCGCATTATTCTAAAGGATCCCAATGTAAGGCTGATTTTTGTGAATATTTTTGGAGGTATTGTTCGTTGTGATCGCGTTGCCAATGGTATTGTCCAAGCGTACAGGAACATTGGTGAGATACCTGTACCAGTGGTGGTTCGGTTGCAAGGAACAAATGCAGAAGAAGGAAAACAACTTATTGCTGAGAGTGGATTAAAAGTATATTCTGTAATTTACATTGAGGAGGCAGCTGAATTGATCAATAAATTATTGTCTTAATGGGGATAATGAGAAAAAATATTTTTGAGTTTGCGAATGGTGCGATAGGATAATAGATGCGGATTTAGTCGCATGTGATTGATTTGCATGTAAATATGGACAGCATGATCAAGTAAATCCAAGCGTTCAGTTATGTCTTCTACAGATTTTCCTCTTATCACGATACCATGATTTTGCCATAGACATATAGGAGATGTAAGCATAGTATGAGCCGTAGTATTCGCAAGCTTTTCAGAACCAGGTAGGGCAAAAGATAGAATGGAAATACCTTCAGGTAATCTGATAATAAGTTCTGGTAAAAGAGAAAAAAGCAATCGATTTATTTTGCGTTCTCCACGAAAAACGTTAACTTTAATATGGGATAAAGCTATAAGAGAAGGAATATGGGCATGAACAAGAATATGACTATCAATCGATTTTTTTTTAAGAGCATGATGGACAGCAAAATGTGTTCTCCATTCTGAAGTAGGCAAAATACCTTCAAGAGGAGCGTAAAGTTCTATATAGTTGGTATGAAAAACACATAAAACAACATGTTGTACTGGATCTTTAGCTATTTCACTCATCGAAGTTCCTGAAGCTGAGAGAACTAGAGCATGATTGGTGAGATATGTGTAAGGATTTTCCTTGAGGAAAATAGTTTTGTGGGGAAAATTGTCAAGAATGGAAATTTGAAAAGTATCTTTCCATGGGAAACGTAGAGAAATATTACCTCCTGTTGCGTAAGCCCAACCCCTATCGTGTAGATATGTTGCTAGCTGAGAGAAAGTAGAGGAGAATTCAATTTCTTGTTTAAAATTTAACATGTACCGTCTGAGTATATTCTTGATTGTTGATTATCAGTTTTAATAAATAGGTTCCTTCAGATAAGTGTGCAAGTGATATTCGTTTTTCATTAATTTCATTAAGATGCTCCCATAGTACAAGTTTTCCTTGTGGGTCATAAATTGACAAATAGCCAGATACAGGATTATTGGGGAAATGAATAAAGAAAATTCCATTGGATGGATTAGGAAATATTACAAAGGGAAGGGAAGAATTTTCGGCAATTGATAAGGGGTCTACAAGAAGTAAAGCAGAGTTAGAAGTGGCGTTCCCACATGTTCCATTCACTATGCATCGATAATAGCCTTGATCTGCAGGTGTAACATTGAAAATCTGTAGAGTTGAAGAATTAGCACCAGAAATATGGCTGTTGTTGGAGAGATTAACTCCATCTTTTTGCCATTGATAGGTGAGATTTGTGCCAGATGCAACCACTGTAAAAGTAGCATTGCTTCCTTCATTAATAGAAAGATTGGCTGGATGGGATGTGATGATGGTACTTGGATAGACAGTAAGTGTAGCATTGGAACTGTTAGTCGAACCACAGCTATTAGAAACCACACAAGAATAAGTTCCGGCATCTGCAGTAGTAACAGACGAGAGCATTAGGGTAGAAGAAGTGGCTCCTGGGATACTAATACCATCTTTTTTCCACTGATATTGAAGGGGTGATGAGCCAGAAGCATTAATACTAAAAGTAACATTGTTTCCTTGGCAAACTGATTGAGAGGTGGGTTGTGTAGTAATAGTTGGGGGATTAGAGAGTGTAAGAGTAGCGGGATTGCTTTCAGCATTACCACACGCATTGCTAACAACACAGGTGTAAGATCCTACATCTGATGAACCAACGGATGTTATGGTAAACGTTGAATTGGTAGCTCCATTGATATTGGTGCCGTTCTTTTTCCATTGATAAGATATGGGAGGGGTGCCATTCGCGGAAACTGTAAAACTTACCTGAGAACCTGGGCAAGCTGAAGTACTGGTAGGATGAGTGGCTATGGTTGCTGCAGTACAACCCACTGTTGAATTAATCACAAGATCATCAATCCAAAGCATAAACTTGCCACTTGATACGTGTTGAATGGCAAGATAAATGGTTTGGTTGTTGTAAGAAGAAAGATCGTAGGTAAATTGGGTCCATGTTGAGGGTGCTTGAACAGGATTGCTTCCACTTATGGGTGTAAAGCTAGAAGGATTATTATTAGTGGTAGAGACAAGTACTTTGAATTCATCATTACCCCATGTACCAGGCTTTGGGCTTAGGGCCCAAAAAGAGAAACTGGAATTGGTACCAAGTTGAATAGGGGGAGAAATAAACCAATCATTGCTAGCAGAACCATCGGCAGGACAGATGGACATTCCACAGCGAGAACCTCCATGAGCTACATCACCTTGAGATGCGGTCCAGCCACTTGCAACGGGATTCATGCACATCCATGCAAATGCAGAACCCTCATTGGGGAAATTGCAATCAGCACTTTGATAAGTAGGTTTGCCATCGCCATCGTAAGTTGTCCATGGTGTAAAATCGGTCGTATAATCAGTTGAATTTTCAAAGTCCCATGTGAAAGGAAAAGAATTAATGGGGGCGGTGAGGGTGGTAGCTTGTGCAGTAACACCTGTACTCCAATTGTAACTTCCTGTGTTACTCCATAACTTATAATAATAAGTTGTATTGGGAGATAATCCTGTATGTGAGAAAGATGTCGCCGATCCATAATAAATGACAGTCCCACCCCCTGGAATGTTTTGACCCGGTGAATAAGAGGTTCCATTTGCAGGGGTTCCGAAAGTGGGGGTGGTGGAATATGCTAGAAGTACTGGATTGTTACTGGAATTCAGATTCCAAGTTAGGTTAATTTGCGAAGAAGAAACAGCGTTAGCTGTAAAATTGGTTGGATTGGTATTATTTGGAA
It contains:
- a CDS encoding undecaprenyl-diphosphate phosphatase, whose product is MTLFEAIVLAIVEGLTEFIPVSSTGHLILAQSLLQIESTEFVKTYIISIQFGAILAVVVLYYKEFFKDLQFYLNLFIAFFPAALLGLLFHSYIEEFLSNVLMVVINLFIVGIIMIFIDKLGNREDAPKITPRHSFFIGLFQVFSMLPGVSRSAATIIGGLAQKLSRKQAAEFSFFLAVPTITAASGFELYKNHEVLLDPFHLKLIILGNFISFIIAILVIKSFISFLVKFGFKFFGWYRIILSMIFLILMNAGITFTNL
- a CDS encoding class II aldolase/adducin family protein, yielding MLNFKQEIEFSSTFSQLATYLHDRGWAYATGGNISLRFPWKDTFQISILDNFPHKTIFLKENPYTYLTNHALVLSASGTSMSEIAKDPVQHVVLCVFHTNYIELYAPLEGILPTSEWRTHFAVHHALKKKSIDSHILVHAHIPSLIALSHIKVNVFRGERKINRLLFSLLPELIIRLPEGISILSFALPGSEKLANTTAHTMLTSPICLWQNHGIVIRGKSVEDITERLDLLDHAVHIYMQINHMRLNPHLLSYRTIRKLKNIFSHYPH
- a CDS encoding bifunctional riboflavin kinase/FAD synthetase — encoded protein: MKTLTPDNIHELHSNQLAITVGTFDGIHIGHQTILNRLHSIAREKQIPSLLYTFAQHPRNILYQGDQSVKVLTTNKEKIHLLSYLPFKPDYIHFQPFTTEFAEIPPEHFVRDILHRVFHASVIVIGHDHAFGKNREGNSETLEKICNELKIQLIRLEPVEINGLIVSSSKIRKLLTYGNIQLANRLLGYPYTIIGTVIHGDHLGSKLGFPTANIAIDLSEKLLPPNGVYAAIIKVDHQAYPAMVNIGTRPTFNGKSLRLEAHLLDINIDLYGKELIIQIYDRIREERKFSSSEELTSQLHRDKAKTLALLAKQFK
- a CDS encoding leucine-rich repeat domain-containing protein; amino-acid sequence: MKTIVSILFFFYTISLLTQNDFNYKLLKPYKKLSEIRQNPDSVQFIKLTHKGLKSFPSEIFLCKNLIYLDLSFNRIEEIPPQIAELKNLRVLNLGNNRIKTLPPEIGKCSQLSTLILRFNDLSTLPSEIGNLTNLKSLNLAGTNITSLPEEIQKISSSLQYLDLRVIPLTKEQQSYIENLLPHTRIFFSQSCNCRN
- a CDS encoding DUF3098 domain-containing protein, which produces MKQTPQNKPQMVFGKINYLLMLGGILLMALGYLLMIGGGSHDPKVFNYEIFSFQRLTLAPILIVLGIVVNVIAILYRPANNNKK
- a CDS encoding M15 family metallopeptidase, coding for MRYISFMVALILFWLLQAQGNLFNADSIMRNFLLGKYEPSKHPDFTLIDSLYTYKKNIYMQREAYEAFIRMCDSAKKEGIHLFIVSATRTFNDQKNIWEKKWYGKNLVEGKNLTQTHPDPVERARFILRYSSMPGTSRHHWGTDIDINSVDPAYFKTTEGNQVYTWLQIHAASFGFCQPYIEFGELRSTGYQPEPWHWSYMPLSSKYLQAYEKLITYDDIKGFAGSETARILNIFDNFVKGINNNCLLWNH
- a CDS encoding transketolase family protein, whose product is MELKPTRFGFGEALRDVGEIEKRLIVLGLDISSSVCVHWFAEKFPERFFSIGIAEQNAATIAAGLALEGFIPVFSTYGVFAAFRASDQIRISICYNNIHVIIGGAHAGISVGPDGATHQALEDIAVMRALPHMTVLSPCDANQTYLATKAAIQQIKGPVYVRFGREAVPNFTSITDKFTPGKIDELIKGKDVTIVATGHMVYHALKAAQKLNTLNISASVLNVHTIKPLDQESLIFHARKTGCVLTIEEHQIHGGLGSAVAECLSQHYPVLMKIMGMPDSFGESGQPEELLIKYGLHTDQIVDEALKLFKKK
- the sucC gene encoding ADP-forming succinate--CoA ligase subunit beta, whose protein sequence is MNLHEYQAKMLLKQYGVLVPVGYVASNSEEALMAAKKVWDETKVEGWAIKAQIHAGGRGKAGGIKIARHMEEVELFSQQLIGSKLITPQTSAEGKLVRKILIEQNIYYPGEEQPLEFYVSFLLNKALEKYMFMYSIQGGMEIEVVAEKNPELIFTEIIDPMLGLMPYQARRMAYNLGLKGVAFQNMVSFLLNLYRAAISIDANLVEINPVLKASDGKIFAADAKVVIDNNALFRHPEIAQMDDPDEMDSLEREATHYKLNYIKLNGNVGCMVNGAGLAMATMDVIKMSGGEPANFLDVGGSADVDRVEKGFRIILKDPNVRLIFVNIFGGIVRCDRVANGIVQAYRNIGEIPVPVVVRLQGTNAEEGKQLIAESGLKVYSVIYIEEAAELINKLLS
- a CDS encoding rhodanese-like domain-containing protein codes for the protein MEPLVLLEQYAFKVEQYYAITPRKAWTLIQQKEAVLLDIRSLDLIRFKQFDIPDVFYLCQMDVTTNLSQLPSDKIIIIADSTSNRVIPMMNILKEKGFCFLASLAGGFVEWEKDGLPIKVFKENRLSGSCTCQLRLREKKMV
- the truB gene encoding tRNA pseudouridine(55) synthase TruB; translation: MFDFESGEILLIDKPYTWTSFDVVNFIKQNLHRLLKKPIKIGHGGTLDPLATGLLIVLTNKKTKMASKIQNLPKTYEGTFVLGAFTPSFDKETLDQLEDGYPIDHITPELIMEKAKEMIGNQMQMPPQYSAIKVNGKRAYEYVRNGKTIHLSPRPITIYEFNITRIELPEVDFQIVCSKGTYIRSIARDFGDALETAAYLGSLCRTQIGKYKLEDAMHPKEFIIFVEKLIENKMIQV
- a CDS encoding exonuclease domain-containing protein codes for the protein MNKSYVVCDVETTGGTLNQNRIIEIALIRIENQKITETFHSLVHPGKHIPPFITNLTGISNEMIKDAPYFHEIAFDVLNFFKESIFVAHNATFDYKVIQSEFARMGINFEIPIIDTLRLSREFFPDLPSYQLKKLTSWLDIPLHDHHRALSDAMATANLFLKILSLQDYSLCDNFNSFSYLPDTPGLFFLLDKDKNVLLVKSSENIRKSVQQQYRSFYSRNKSLQQSFEDVSYIETQSLLIANLLEWVETQKVKAHLRRKHGFLKKIGIYHQVNDEGYICFEIHPTSKKKNELPLIHFDTIEEAKKELYAWCLTNELYENLCGLNNKNLHCEYQLYHNTYNHKEPPDIYNQRVENLIFSQLFEKKTFLIIDNQNSNATPFVFIKNGLFQGYGYFPSDFTLTSIDEIYLFLKIIPLPPLELTKFLKLILNSPKINKTTIRLIKL